The genomic interval CAGCTGATATAGTTGATCTTTTAGAGGAGAATGAGGAAAATATTAAGCTTATAAAAAAACTTCCAGAAAATATGATTGCAGATATTATAGATTTTGCGAAGGATGATGACAAGGTAAATATATTAAAAAGTTTACCTGAAGAAAAGAAGAAGAAGGTTTTAAATTTAATAGCTTCAGATGAACTTACAGACCTTATGGCAAGCTTAAATCGTGAAGAAACTAGTAAATTACTTTCAAGTATGCCAGTTCAAGATGCTAAGGATTTAAGAAAATTATTAACATATGCACCAGATACAGCTGGTGGTGTTATGGCCACAGAGTTTATTTCTATAAAGGATACTATGAGTGTAAAAGAAACCTTAGAGTACCTTCAATTAGAAGCTCCAAAGGCTGAATCAGCTTATTACATATATGTTGTAGATGACTTAGGAATATTACAAGGGGTAGTTTCTTTAAGAGAACTTGTAATAAGTAAGTTTGACGAAAAAATTTCAGAGATTGTGAATAAAAACGTCATAAGTGTTCCTTTTGATATGGATCAAGAAGAGGTTGCAAATATATTTGATAAATATGGACTTTTAACAATACCAGTTGTTGATTATAAAGATATGCTTTTAGGTATAATAACAATTGATGATGTTATTGAAATTATAAAAGAAGAAACAACAGAAGATATACACCGTCTAGGTGGTGTAGATGGAGAAGAAAAAGTTGATAGTACAGTAAAAGAATCTGTAAAAAGTAGATTACCATGGTTATTTGTTAACCTAATAACTGCTTTCTTAGCTTCTGCCACTGTTGGACTTTTTGAAGGAACTATTAGCAAGGTTGTAATTTTAGCTACATTTATGCCTATTGTTGCAGGTATGGGTGGAAATGGAGGAACTCAAACCTTAACAATTATAGTAAGAGGTATAGCCTTAGGAGAATTAACTTTTAAAAATGCAAAGAGAATTTTCTTTAAGGAAATTGGAGTTGGTATTTTAACAGGGGCTGCCACTGGATTAGTAACTGCAATAGTTGCTGTTTTATGGTCAGGAAAACCTGCAATTGGAATAGTAATAGGATTAGCTATGATATTAAATATGACTGCTGCTACCTTTGCAGGATATTTAGTACCAGTTGTTTTAAAGAAATTAAAAATAGATCCAGCTTTAGCTTCTGCCGTGTTTGTTACAACAGTAACTGATGTATGTGGATTTTTCTTCTTCTTAGGTTTAGGAACTTTATTCTTACCATATTTAACTTAGATTATTATTTTTATTAAGAGGGTGGAATTAATGAAGAAGAGTTTTAGAAGTAAAAACATTTTATTAGTGGTAATTTTAGCACTTTTAGTATTTGTAGGAGGCAATATTTATTTTAGTAATCCTGACAATTTAGCAAGATTAGAGGTTGGTAACAATCCTCAAGGAATAATGAGCATACAAGAAAGTAATAATTAAAAAGGTGCTGTATCAAAGTAGATTTTAATAAAATCTTTGATACAGCACCTTTTATTTTGTTATTTGTTATTTTTTTTAGATTGAATATATTCAATTACAGAAATTATAAGGCATATAAAACATGAAATAGCAACTAAAATATATACAAATCTCATTCCAGAAATAAATATATCAGGTCTATTAGGAACAGATCCTAAAACTCTAAATCCAGCTAACTTACTCATTTTTGCATATAAAATAGAGGTTGAAGCTGATACTCCAAAGGCAAGACCTAAATTCCTTATTAAGGCATTAGTACCTCCTGCTATTCCAAGCTTATCCTTAGGAACAGAGGACATTATAAGGTTTGTATTTGGAGATTGGAATAATCCATTTGAAAAACCTAATAAAGATAACATAAGGAATATGGATGTTTCACTTGAGTTACTATTTAATGATGATAATAAAATCATTGAAACTCCTGTTAAGAATAATCCTATTAAAGTAAGTATTTTACTTCCTATTTTATCTGATAATGTTCCACTAAGTGGTGCAATAACAAATAATACAATTGGATAAGCCGTCATTATAACTGAAATT from Clostridium perfringens carries:
- the mgtE gene encoding magnesium transporter, which produces MNKRITKEKLKDILAKYPSNKFDSLDDIHPADIVDLLEENEENIKLIKKLPENMIADIIDFAKDDDKVNILKSLPEEKKKKVLNLIASDELTDLMASLNREETSKLLSSMPVQDAKDLRKLLTYAPDTAGGVMATEFISIKDTMSVKETLEYLQLEAPKAESAYYIYVVDDLGILQGVVSLRELVISKFDEKISEIVNKNVISVPFDMDQEEVANIFDKYGLLTIPVVDYKDMLLGIITIDDVIEIIKEETTEDIHRLGGVDGEEKVDSTVKESVKSRLPWLFVNLITAFLASATVGLFEGTISKVVILATFMPIVAGMGGNGGTQTLTIIVRGIALGELTFKNAKRIFFKEIGVGILTGAATGLVTAIVAVLWSGKPAIGIVIGLAMILNMTAATFAGYLVPVVLKKLKIDPALASAVFVTTVTDVCGFFFFLGLGTLFLPYLT